DNA from Candidatus Tanganyikabacteria bacterium:
GAGCCTCCCCGGGGGGGGCGCCCCCCCCCCCCCCCCCCCCCCCGCTGTGCCGTCCGTGCCGACTCGCCGGACATCCCTGTCCGGCGTGGGGCTCGTGGACCGGTGTCGACGCAGCCGGTGGATAACTCATTGGAGCCTCCTCGGGGGGGTGCCGCCCCCCCGCCCCCCCCGCTGTGCCGTCCGTGCCGACTCGCCGGACATCCCTGTCCGGCGTGGGGTTCGTGGACCGGTGTCGGCGCAGCCGGTGGATAACTCACAGAGAGATTGGCCAGGCAGACCGATCCGGCGCCCCTTTCCCGAAGCTACCCTCCCGACCGCCAGCCCGAGGGCGCTTGTGCCGGATGCCGGAGGCGGCCCTCGGTGGCCGGAGGGTAAGACTTGCTCCCATTGGGCCGGCTCCTGTAGATCGCGGCGAGCCTGACGGGATTCGCCCTGTGGCTCGGCGGCTCCCGCGCCGCCCTGATTCCGGGTGCCGAGTCGCCGGGGGAGCGCCTGTGCAAGGTGCTGGGCCGCCTGGGCGGGACCTTCGTCAAGCTCGGCCAGGCCATGAGCCTGCGCCGGGACCTCTTCCCGGAGACATTCGTCGCCGCGATGCAGTCCCTCCAGGATCGCGTCCCTCCGTTCCCGGGCCACCAGGCGCGAGAGGAGGCCGAGGGGGCGCTCGGCACGCGCTTTGCGTCGGCCGGGTACAACCTGGTCGACGGCCTCGTGACGCGGGCGCCCGAAGTGGCCTGGCAAGCGGCCTGCGACCGACTTCGGGAAACCCGTTTGGCACGCCTGCGATACGAGGCTCTGGCCATGTTCGAGGATCTCGCGGTGTTGCCGGTCGGAGTGCTCGGCAGGCTGCGCGCACTCCTGGCGCCGCCCGGGGACGGACCACGATTCCGCCCGGCGTGGGGCCAGGGCTCAGGCCTCCCTGGGCTCGCTCTTGCGGAACAGGGCCGCGAGACTCGGGAAGAAGGCTGGCGTGCCGGCCGCCCACGCCTCGTACGCCGGGCCGAACGTGGCGGCGACTTCCCGGTCCTCGCGCCGCGCAAGTCGCACGTACATGATCACCAGCACCGGATACATGACCAGCGTGAGGAGCGTGGGCCACTGGAGCAGGAAGCCGGTCATGATAAGGGCGAAGCCGTCGTACTGCGGGTGGCGGACGAGCCGGTACGGGCCCGCCGTGGCGAGCGCCCCCTGCTTCTGGGCCCTGTAAAGCGAATCCCAGCCCGCGGCGATCAGTGCGAAGCCGCCGAAGATCAGGACCTGGCTCAGGATGTGGAACGCGTCGAAGTGCGGGTCGCCCTTCAAGCCGAGGAGGGTATGCCAGAGATGGCCGGCCTCGTGCGAATAGGGGTCGAGACCGGGGAACCGGCTCTGCAGCCAGCCCGCCAGCAGGTAGATCGTCAGGGGGAAGCCGTACATCTCCGCGAACAAGGCGACCACGAAAGCCGAGAATGCCCCCAGCGAGCGCCAGTCCGTGCGAGTCCGCGGCCGGAAGAAGCTCAGGGCGAAGAAGATGAAGAACGCCGCGTTGACCAGCGCCAGCAGCCATAGCCCGTAGGCGTTCATTGCCGGCCCTCCCGCCGCCCGCCGTCGTGCGCGCCACCCCCGTGGTCGGCGCGATGCATGAAGAGATGCATGAGGGGACACAGGAAGAGCAACGCGAAGGGCAGGGCGCCGAGCACATGGGCGCGGTGCTCGGTAGCGAGCAGGAAACCCGCGATCGCGGCAAAGACCGCGAAGCCCACGATGAGCCGGGACGTCGATCCCCTTTCCGCCGGTCGGTTTCCTTGCACGCTCGGCCGCCTTTCCGGGTCGGGCCCCGAGCGACACGCATGAAACCTCGGAGCGATTCCCT
Protein-coding regions in this window:
- a CDS encoding isoprenylcysteine carboxylmethyltransferase family protein, yielding MNAYGLWLLALVNAAFFIFFALSFFRPRTRTDWRSLGAFSAFVVALFAEMYGFPLTIYLLAGWLQSRFPGLDPYSHEAGHLWHTLLGLKGDPHFDAFHILSQVLIFGGFALIAAGWDSLYRAQKQGALATAGPYRLVRHPQYDGFALIMTGFLLQWPTLLTLVMYPVLVIMYVRLARREDREVAATFGPAYEAWAAGTPAFFPSLAALFRKSEPREA
- a CDS encoding DUF2933 domain-containing protein, with translation MQGNRPAERGSTSRLIVGFAVFAAIAGFLLATEHRAHVLGALPFALLFLCPLMHLFMHRADHGGGAHDGGRREGRQ